The Strigops habroptila isolate Jane chromosome 8, bStrHab1.2.pri, whole genome shotgun sequence genome includes a window with the following:
- the GPR171 gene encoding probable G-protein coupled receptor 171 translates to MSSNVSQCHVVKEMEPFTYFYYLIFLMGFIGSCFALWAFTQRDQKQKCMSIYLINLLTADFLLTLALPVKIIVDLGVASWKLRIFHCQVTACFIYLNMYLSIIFLGFVSMDRCLQLMHSYKIYRIQEPGFAKMLSAVVWTMVLLITVPNMAIPIKTIEEQPGAGCIDFKTKFGRDWHVFTNFICTAIFLNFSAVILISNFLVVRQLYRNKYSESYANVRKALINILLVTAGYLLCFVPYHIVRIPYTLSQSDTNTSCSQKQALFKAKESTLLFAVSNLCFDPILYYHLSKSFRLKFTETFAAPKETQVFTDEEVQHRSEQQMQKYQF, encoded by the coding sequence ATGTCAAGCAATGTTTCACAATGCCACGTTGTTAAAGAAATGGAACCTTTCACCTATTTTTACTACTTGATTTTTCTTATGGGATTTATTGGAAGCTGTTTTGCACTATGGGCATTCACACAAAGAGATCAGAAACAGAAGTGTATGAGTATCTACTTAATTAACCTCTTAACAGCAGATTTTTTGTTGACTTTGGCATTGCCAGTAAAGATTATTGTTGACCTAGGAGTTGCGTCCTGGAAACTGAGAATATTTCACTGTCAAGTTACAGCCTGTTTCATCTATCTGAACATGTATTTATCTATTATATTTCTGGGATTTGTGAGCATGGACCGCTGCCTTCAGCTAATGCACAGTTATAAGATCTACCGCATTCAGGAGCCTGGATTTGCCAAGATGTTGTCTGCAGTCGTATGGACAATGGTTCTCCTTATAACAGTACCTAACATGGCTATTCCAATAAAAACCATTGAAGAACAACCTGGTGCAGGATGCAttgatttcaaaacaaaatttggaAGAGACTGGCATGTGTTTACTAATTTCATATGCACAGCGATATTCCtgaatttttcagctgtgataCTGATTTCCAATTTCCTTGTTGTTCGACAACTCTACCGGAACAAATACAGTGAGAGTTACGCAAACGTGAGGAAAGCCCTCATCAACATACTGCTGGTAACTGCAGGCtacctgctgtgttttgtgcCGTATCACATTGTTCGTATCCCCTATACTTTGAGCCAAAGTGATACCAATACCAGCTGCTCTCAGAAACAAGCTCTCTTTAAAGCTAAAGAGTCTACGTTGCTGTTTGCCGTATCAAACCTCTGTTTTGACCCTATTCTGTACTACCATCTTTCCAAATCATTCAGACTGAAATTCACTGAAACTTTTGCCGCACCTAAAGAGACACAGGTTTTCACAGACGAAGAGGTACAACACAGAAGTGAGCAGCAGATGCAAAAGTACCAATTCTAA
- the P2RY14 gene encoding P2Y purinoceptor 14 yields MFNTSTNSSGNNCSHSTVITKTVIPLVYCLIFIVGLSLNSVAAWVFLYVSSKKSFIVYLKNIVVADLLMSLTFPFKILADSEIAPPQLNMFVCRYSAVVFYTNMYIGITFFGLIGFDRYYKIVKPLFTSFVHTVNYSKMVSIIIWLLLMFISFPNMILTNEITKENYSRKCIGLKSELGRQWHKASSYICTAIFWIVFLLLIIFYTSISKKIYSSYKKFRRNSDVTKRKTSRNIFSIMFVFVICFVPYHLCRIPYTLSQTSSQFNCQSKKNLFYAKEFTLVLSAANVCLDPIIYFYLCLPFKEKLYQKLHLKLKTSSDVEISKCKRSNTLRESINIV; encoded by the coding sequence ATGTTCAATACCAGCACAAACTCCTCGGGAAACAACTGCAGTCACAGCACAGTAATAACCAAGACAGTCATTCCCCTGGTCTACTGTTTAATTTTCATAGTAGGACTCTCGCTGAACAGTGTGGCAGCATGGGTCTTTCTCTATGTTTCTAGCAAAAAGAGTTTTATTGTCTATCTCAAAAACATTGTTGTTGCCGACCTCCTAATGAGCTTgacatttcctttcaaaattcTTGCTGATTCAGAAATTGCACCTCCACAGCTCAACATGTTTGTGTGCAGATactctgctgttgttttttataCAAACATGTATATTGGGATAACATTTTTTGGCCTCATTGGTTTCGACAGATACTACAAAATTGTAAAGCCTTTATTCACCTCTTTTGTTCACACAGTTAACTACAGTAAGATGGTCTCTATAATCATATGGTTATTGTTAATGTTTATATCATTTCCAAATATGATTTTAACTAATGAAATCactaaagaaaattattccagaaAATGTATAGGTCTTAAAAGTGAGCTTGGCAGACAGTGGCACAAAGCGTCAAGTTATATTTGCACAGCAATtttctggattgtttttcttcttctaatcATTTTTTACACTTCTATAtcaaaaaaaatatatagctcTTATAAAAAATTCAGAAGGAACTCAGATGTGACCAAGAGAAAAACCAGCCGTAATATATTCAGTATCATGTTTGTATTTGTCATTTGCTTTGTACCCTATCACCTCTGCAGAATACCATATACTTTAAGTCAAACTAGTTCACAATTCAACTGCCAgtcaaaaaaaaatctgttctatGCAAAGGAATTTACTCTTGTACTGTCTGCTGCAAATGTGTGCCTTGAtcccattatttatttttatctctgcctaccctttaaagaaaagctgtatcAAAAACTGCATCTCAAGCTAAAAACTTCAAGTGACGTTGAAATTTCTAAATGCAAAAGATCAAATACACTTCGGGAAAGTATAAACATCGTGTAG